One Aciduliprofundum boonei T469 genomic region harbors:
- a CDS encoding PD-(D/E)XK nuclease family protein — protein MGLAEMIAKAVEEEYAKKQRERYEKLRNNMITSTEISGICERKFIYSRRNPEIKPDRAGISTLMHGTMLHEYFEDLLQKYYPNMHVMESEYSAPLGKDYKVVGHIDVLSIYDPKNRTLYDFKTSNPYAFLKIRNEGEPKLQHKYQMNIYKHLLERNGIKVNDMQVVYINKSRMSFNRRGNKQSVDELEMIEVPVKPEPKLTKVLLQHGYDMLTELNRGYKGRNLDESLEKLKTYYKVYGLNPEELDKENFQKWMCDYCRYKDMCMQKDKEEVKEGNQMNRMMSNQVQGAHVEKSKDMEMEV, from the coding sequence ATGGGACTCGCAGAGATGATAGCGAAGGCAGTTGAGGAAGAATACGCAAAGAAGCAGAGGGAGAGATACGAAAAACTACGCAATAACATGATAACCTCAACGGAAATATCGGGAATATGCGAAAGGAAATTCATCTATTCCCGGAGAAATCCAGAGATAAAACCAGACAGGGCAGGAATATCCACGCTAATGCACGGGACTATGCTCCACGAATACTTTGAGGACTTGTTGCAGAAATACTACCCGAACATGCATGTAATGGAGAGCGAGTATTCGGCTCCTCTGGGAAAGGATTACAAGGTTGTGGGACACATAGATGTTCTTTCAATCTATGACCCCAAGAATAGAACTCTTTACGATTTTAAAACCTCTAATCCATACGCATTCTTGAAAATCAGGAACGAGGGAGAACCAAAGCTCCAGCACAAATACCAGATGAACATTTACAAACATCTCTTAGAGAGGAACGGGATAAAGGTAAATGACATGCAGGTGGTTTATATCAACAAGAGCAGGATGTCATTTAATCGGAGAGGAAACAAACAAAGCGTGGATGAGTTGGAGATGATAGAAGTTCCCGTTAAACCAGAACCTAAGCTCACAAAGGTTCTTCTCCAGCACGGGTACGATATGCTTACAGAGTTGAACAGGGGCTACAAGGGAAGGAATTTAGATGAGAGCTTGGAGAAGTTGAAGACATACTACAAGGTGTATGGATTAAATCCAGAGGAATTGGACAAGGAGAACTTTCAAAAGTGGATGTGTGATTATTGCAGGTATAAGGACATGTGTATGCAGAAAGACAAGGAAGAAGTCAAGGAAGGCAACCAGATGAACAGGATGATGAGCAATCAGGTTCAAGGGGCACATGTTGAGAAAAGCAAGGATATGGAGATGGAGGTGTGA